caaatatttttctaacgcGATATCGATATGATTTGCGAATACCAGTTCATGAAAATCATGTGTTCTAAAATCAATTGATTTACTAGAAGGTGTGCGTTATAAAGAGATAACAATTATGAAAATGACATTAAATCCGTATTAACTAGGAATGAATTAACATGATTTTACCAAATAGTTGACGATCTTACCGCATCTTCATTAAGCGCCAGTTTCAAAATGCCtgttttttcgatatttcaatatttcaaaatatcttcACGatctatttcaaaatataaatatttcaaaaatattatatatatatatgagctgAAAACTCATTAAAATGAATTGTTTATTAGTTCAaactatgaaaataaataaatattatattaatgcatTTGAATTACAttccatttaaataatattaaaagttatcatgtaaatacatacagacacacacaaaTGCTTATTCTCTTGCTTATTTGAACGACTGTAACTTGGATAATTGGTCAAAATGAGATTCGAATTagtcgtaataataaaaaataaaattttctcattCCACAGTTCATTAAGAAATcacattaagaaataaaacgaggaTGGAAAATTGTCCATGTTCAACGTTTTTCCACTTACCGTTGACTGATTTTTCAATAATCAAGAAATTACCGTTTGTAACCTGACACAGTTAAACTCACAGATATCCTTAATGAAGAGATCGGATAAATGActattcttttctaaaaaaaaaaggaacggtAATAAGAACGTAGCTATTACGTTTGACTCTGATTTCGTTAGTTTGACTCGACGTCGACGAGTAACgaacgtagaaagaaaataatatttttcttaataagcCGATATTCTTTCAACGGCTCAGTTGGATACCTTTATTCTAGCTCGTTAcgactatttctctctttctctttctcgttcttgtTTATTTCCAAAGCGATACCAaacgcgtatgtatatatttaactcCCTCGTAGTTTCAAtcaaacaagaagaaaataagtagCATGCTGGTTCCGTCATGATCCGTCAATTCACGAAAGggtgaatttatatatatttccaacGTTACTCAATGAGGATACAAGGTATTTCAGTATATCGCAATTATATCAAAACGGTGAAACGGAGGTGGAGGTGATGGTGGATGGAAGGAACAGGGAAGGACTGGGAAGGCTGGAAAGCAGCCGGAGATTGAGTCGAGGCTCATAACTCTTGCCGGTCGTAACGTTCAGCTGCAGACTGCTCGGCCCTGCGTTTCATAGGCCGCCAGATGTTACGTACCTACATATCAGCAGGTACCACTTCACGTGCGCGTACGTATTCATTACTAAATTACAGGCGTGgcaagagaatgagagagagagagagagagagagagaaagagagagagagagagaaagagagactgcGTGTAAGTGTAAGTTAGTGCGTTTCAACCGCGAATTGCCGATGGCACGTAAAACAACGTGGTTTGTTCATGTTTGTTTAGCAAcggtcactctctctctctctctctttctctcgctctttctctcctctctctctctctctgtctctctctcttgtgctGCTGCAGGCTATTTCTCGTTTACTctttgtatgtatacatatgtatgttgaAAGTgctgaaaaaagagagaaagaaagagagagagaaagagagagagagagaggaagagggagagagaaagagaaaaagaaaaagagaaagacttgAATCTCGTACGGTACCTCTCAACCATTCCCGACGTTAccacatttttttaaataatcgtgCAAGTAAGAGGATTATTTTTCCGATTTGCCTTCCAATCCTTCTCTCCAACATTCCCGTGAATTAACGTCGAAGCCTTTTCGTTGCTCGAGAAAGAAGACCTTGccgattcttttttataaaacgagCTTGCCCCTCGTGGAAATTCTCGAAAAATTCATCCCTCAAATGAATAACGTTCTGACGTACTAGTGCAGACTGATCTACAGACATGATTGACACAAAGAATTATATGGGAAGTCATTAACGCGTAGGATATCAATGTGTTTTATCCATTTAAATTCCTTTCAAGTGGATAGCGTCTCGTATTTTCAAGTACCACCTTCAACTACCTCTAAATCTTTTCATTCATACGTTAtcaggaaaaatatttcgatgaaaagttattcaaattaataagaaacttTGGAAACGTGtacgatgataaatatatgtatatatatatatttctttttttttttcattttatttcgtattattagATTCTACCTACGTGAAAAGCATTTTGTATCATTTTCTTAACCCCCAAGCGAAACGTCccttttatatgatataagatataataaaaataaaacaaaaaaagataaagcaagaaaagaaaagaaaagaaaaggaacagaTAATCAGTCTCCGTGGGGGTGTATTttctacattatatatttgtcgtcatcttctttttattatcccAAAGGATACGAAGCTAAGACGAGAAGTGTTGTTTACACTTTCGTTATTCGACGCCGGTATGCAATTATCTTTTCTACGCTtcgcgaacgaacgagaaagaaagaaaaggttttttttttttcttttccttcccaACAGCGAAATGGCGAAAAATTCAATCTTGCTTTCCACGCACGCgttcactttttctctatctctctctctctcttttatctctatcttccttctttcataCTACAGAAGTTCTCTCACCGCGTAAACCCGTCGGCTGGAAGTTGGAAAATGAATACATGCATTTCTAAAAAATGGCAAGAAAGACTGCTGCACGACGATCTCTCAttagaattttcattattgcattcgcgataaagagaaattattgatatacCTATCGTTAGAGCAATAAGTTTGACCGTatccataataatattaataataataataataataataataataataataataatattaataataattattattattattatatatctacagGTATACGCAGAGACAGTTTAATGTTGTGAACTTCTCGACGAAACATTGTGATACGTTCTAAACTCGAGAGCATTAAAGTGCATCGTTTCCCATCTCTCTCAGCAGTGACATTCGAGACCCGTAATTCGCAGAGAATGTTAAAGTCAACGTAACACACGGCTACGAATAGTCGAGATTCTACCGTACTAATTCTATTTCAAGTACGAATAATTATCGCGTTGTATGCGATACGTAGATGAGTACATTGAAATTCTCATTTCGACGGCCAGAAACATAACGGGCAAGGGACGTTTTCTCTCGTTGTTCCAATTTTACTAGAAACTTCGAAACCGTGCACGCGCACGGTATTTGAGAATCGCCAAGGACTTTGTCTTTCATCTCGCTCCTTTCCCATAGCCAACAATGgaatagagagaagaagaaaatggtcGAATATCGGATATACGGATAATACGAATGCCGTTCCAATGACACCTAATTAAACTCTCTATTATGCTTCCAATATTCCGATTTATCCTCTATCGGACCAACCGGATCTACTCGAAATATGAGATAACCACCTGAGATAGACGGTTGAGGATTGtgaattagagagaaagaaaaatagaaagaaagagagagaaggagagaaaaagagagagagagagagtaacctTGAGAAAAGTGCACGTGCGTATACATAAGGGATGAGTCACGTAACTCGTTAAAAATCAATCTTCAAGAATATCGGAAAAAGAATTCGTGGAAATGAAAAGACTCGAATATCTTCAAGATcattcttaattaatataatgagCGAATTTTTAACGACACTTACGAAAGTATTAACACTGATCTTTTCATTATCATAGATTGTGAACGTTACAAATCAAACGACTTGCTCTATATATGTAACTCTACATAAAGCAATAAAGGAAGGATCTCTTCTCCTACGAATTTCCTTCGTTTATCTATATGTGCTAACGGAGCAAAGGTAAGCTCCTTCCATTGGAGATCAATGATATTACAAAGCGTCCCGGTTCGATCATCCCTTTGACTGTTATTGCACGAGAACGAGAAAGGTAAGTAAACCTGTTGGTTTCGATCTTAATTCTCTCGAAGATCTTTACCTTCATGCTCTTAGCTTAGACCGATCTTTATCTCGAAAAAGTCAACgtatttaatcgatcgaaaataatacCCCCTCGacgtttgttaattttttcattcgatttttttataatattcatcattctctctctctctctctctctctctttttctctctttctcaaataCTTCTcgaataatatctttataagtTCGACGAGCTTTCAAAAgagaagtgaaagagagaaagaaatatctggAAATCTCGTCCGCGTCAAATTGAATTTGAGGCGAATTTagggaagataaaaaaggtaaagaggaagatggaataaaaaagtaaaggttaaagagaaagagaggtataGACGGGAACACGGGCTTCCCAAGATCCTAAAGTGGTCGGACTCGATCGAGAAGCGATAGAAGGAGAATAGAACTCTTAGTAGCCCATCGGGGTTGCCCCGGCCTCTCGAACATCAATATCGGACAAGATCAGAACTTAAGGCAATTGCGCACTGATACAACAAAGAGCATCGTCTAACGCGGTTATATGTCGTAAGCGAAACTCTATTGCTATATCCCATCTCCCAGCCGTCTATATTGGCCCTTCTCTCGCGTAGAACACaacagttctctctctctctctctctctctctctctctctctctctttcgcacgcgagcgtacatacacacacatatacacacactcgTCCTTCCTACCTTTACCTttacttccttctcttcctcttcctctctctctctctctatcaatAGCAACCTAATCTACTTTGCTAGCAAATAGTGTTCACGTTCCCCAGACAATGCTTCTCtgcccttctcttctcttctcttctcttctcttctcttctcttctcatctcttctctctctctctctctctctttctctctctctctctctctctctctctctctctttctctttctctctctctctctctttctttgtcttcctCTCAGCTTTTACCCCCCATCACCATCCTCGTACATATCTACTCGATATCTACTGCAACTACTCCGCTATAGTTTCCGTGTTTCATGAGTTTCGTTAATCGTTCATGATTGGtcttcatgaatttttttttttctttttcctacaaATACAACGacaaaatctttataaataacCTCAAGGAAAAATGTCGCTTATAATATGCATATTTCATGAGATATATACGTTggtcaaatattatttcgtagcTAAACGATATAGCGAGttgtcgattaatttttacatgaaataaactaattaaaattaattctctactcttactattttttttaactttctctctctctctctctttccctctctctctctctttctctatctatctatatatctctcttctctctttcttttgaatcTCGAATTTCGAATCTCGATTagctaaaaaaagaaacggtaagactcatttatctttcttttatttgtttttttgccATCTTATTTTTGAAGAGGTTAGCACAATTTTTGTCAAGcacgaaatttttcaaatctttatCACCGATCTATTTAAACAATCGAAAATAATGGAACAGAACGAAATCCCATCTACATCTCAACATCGCACTTTACGTGGGTTTTATCAAAATCATtgtttaatcaaatttaaaaatatgagagagaaagagagagagagagagagaaaatgaaagagaaagagatgtaaaaaaaagatcgtcTAGCTTcaaaaataaagttaacaaTTTATCGAGTCGGATTGTTGTTATCAGAATTTTTGGATAATTAACGTTTGCCAGGCTTATGATCAatttcttcactttttataGACGTTTTCTCGAATGGCCTGATTCGTCAGAGGATGTCCTTCTATGCGGATACATCATCCGCCGATactaataaagaaagaaaaagaagaattaggtataggaaatttttgaaaaaaatatttgactaTCCTGAACGAAAATGGCACGGTAAACGAATTAAAAGGAATAGATCGATGTTTGGTTGGTTTCGTTTTTGTACGTAAAAAATTCATCGTgatttttactatatattgATCTTATAGAACATACTTATTTTGAGAAGCATTCGGCGAAAACAACGTGTCCAAATTGTTTGAATTACATTGAAACCgatgtaaaatattacaacACTTGCATGACACATTTAATAGCTAGTTCGTTACTACCAGTGTGgtaagatatttatttgatatttaaaatctttacaatttctgtagtaataatttattgtaatgtttttcttcgtttgttaCAGTATGTGCTTCTTACCGTATTACTTGATCGCTTTTAAAGATACCGTCCACAGTTGTCCAagatgtaaaatttatttaggaACTAAATTTTCTAATAGCAGAAATTTCCTTGAACGattgaaaacaaagaaatcaGCCGATAACaatctttaaaataaagaactaAAGTTTACCGACATATAAatcttttgttaaaaattatatatatttatatacacatgtatatacatatatacatataatgtgtaatatgtaatttctatagataatattctctaatgttgaagaaaatattttattactatattgtCGGTAATATAGAAATCGTACTAACGATAaccgataataaaaacattgtcTATACATCATTATTGGATAATGCAGTTTAAAGGAAACTACTCGAATGATAACTCGAAAATTCTTTTGcttgaaatataaatcgtaCAAAGCGACATTAGTAAATCCACCTCAGTAGATCGGTCTAAGAAGACCCTGAAACTGCCAGTCATTCGATAATTTGAATCCGTACTTTTGCGGTTTTCtcgtttattaatgttataaaaaaatcatttgaaaaaggaaaaaaaggaaaatgggaACAATACGTGTAATTGAgaatgaaaatcaattttatgcGGAAATGGCTAATATGGGTTCAAAATTGGTCGTTGTAGACTTTACAGCTTCGTGGTAAGTTCTTTGGAGGTTATGATTTCTTGTTAACCGTGcaaatattacatttctttgctaatattttaatatcttaattataataataaaattacctacgtgtatattataaattaatatttaaatttaattttaacaaaatttcttgtattttattcatagccagaaaatttctctcatttgcaattgtttcaatatatatatatatatatatatatatatatatatatatcgaaagatcgagaatattaaaaaaatgttaatatattttttttttttttttttttttttttttttttttaacaagtaTCATATGAATTGAAATTGATGTTTATTATCTATAGGTGCGGACCATGCCAAAGAATTGCACCAGTATTTGAGCaattctctttaaaatatcCTAATGCGATATTTCTTAAAGTAGATGTAGATAAATGTTCAGAAGTTGCAGCCATTCAAGGCGTCAGTGTAATgcctacttttattttctatcgcaACCGAACAAAATTGGGTTTTTGCCAAGGAGCAGATCCAGCTGGACTTGAATCAAAAATACAACAATATTATGGCAATGGTGATACTGAAGATTCTGAGGGTTCAGTTACTGGACATGTACgggataattataatatctatcatATTTTTGGATTGATATTTCTtgcttcaatttttttatactgGAATAAGTATCAACAATAAGCATAAAAAAgttgtaattttctttcaatgaatttttaacattatcttaatgaaaagaagaattgtCAAGTTGTTTGTTAGCTCTCAAACAAATATGGTTTTAATAAGTGAAAgtgttcataatttttttactcttccttGAATATTACATTCagttaaaaattgaatatatagtattacctattaattaaaatgaagaaattaatatttgtcttattatcttttttattttttttttttttatataaagcaaaccaaatgaattttgaataatgacgaaatgtaaatttctttcgatataattgacgaaaatttcatgaaaataaatataagtacaatacaattttacatttattttatacaacattaatataataaaattcatttcaaataacattataccaaataatttctaattcttaTGCAATCCCTTTAACgacatttgataaaaattgtttgcTTTACAGATGGATTTAAATACGTTCATTGCAAAAACACAATGTGAATGTTTAAATGAATCGGATGACCACAACTTCGTGCAGTGCCTAACAACTGATGATGGATATTTAGAGAGTGATTGCGatgaacaattaatattatccatTACTTTTACCCAAGCTGTCAAAGTACATTCCCTAAAAATTAAAGCACCAACAGATTCTGGACCAAAGAGTATTAAACTCTTCATCAATCAACCTAGAACTATAGATTTTGATATGGCAGATTCCAATACTAGTGTCCAAGATCTTACgtaagtatttattatattctactGTGTATTCATATGGATACatacattaaatttttatgcaGATTATTGCCCAAAGATATCGAAGAAGGAAATCCTATTCCCTTGCGTTATGtgaaatttcaaaatgtaCAAAATCTTCAAATCTTTATCAAAAACAATCAAGCTGGTACTGACACTACTAGAATTGATCAGTTGATTATATTTGGATCGCCAATCTCAACAACCAATATGGGTGAATTCAAAAGAGTTACTggtagaaaaggagaaagtcattgaaatatatttaaaacgacagaagtaaaaaaagagaaataattataatctaaaTAATTGACCATGGCtacataaagataataaatgttagAACATGAATTTAAGGTTAAATATTATGATTCACATGAGTGctgataaaaaaaggatttgtgtattgttttttatattttgttaattatatattgttacaaACTTACGAATGAAATACTGTATAAGATTTCATAATGAGATATATAAACCTTATAACAGGATCTAGCCTAATTCATATTTCCTTAGCGATACAAAATtactttgtaatataatttcaaaaattttatcttactattatttatgaagaacataattgttctttataatgaagaaataaaactataaCTTATAtctgtgtttgtgtatatctTCTTTGCTTAATtttgctttattatatttggcCATGGTCAGCCTATactgaaaacaaaaaataaaatcaatgcatttgtatttataattttatacaagtaaaaaaacaaacattatttaaaagttactccattaaatcaaataattaaaaatattttaattctgtattatttataaaaattaaagataatactattgatttattttttggcataataattacaatataaaaatgtattttaatttgacATATAATGTAGAAAACCTTAATACAACTactatattacaaaaaagacatttaaaaaaatgtataattcttataaatgtCTATAGACAAGTTTTATGGATTCTCCAAAATCCTCCACATCGACAAGCACGCGTCCATCTTTGATCCCATGCTCTGATAGCAGCTGTCCTTGTCATATTCTGAACTTGAACTTTTCCACCACATctaaaaacattatataaaatatatatatacgtatacatatattttatatattgtatatgtattaaagcTGCATATACAACTTTACTGAATACCTTGTGCATTGTTTAACAAGAAGTGGTTGTTTTCCAAGATATAAATGTCGAATGGTGTCTACTACCTGTCCACTATGCATACAGCCTTCCACTGGATTTAATTCAggtgtaaataataattgttcggGTTCTATACCATATTCCAACTAAATTcaacattataaaattatataaatattaataaaaaaatgtgtgtgtgtgtgtatgtgtatgcgtgcgcttgtgcgtatatatataaaaagaaaaaagtttttttaattacttgtAAAGGAAGACTTTGATAAAAAAGTACTGGTGACGTTAAAGCAGTAATACTACTGCCTTGATGTAACTGAGGTATCATTATTTGATTTGGTAGCAGACAACAATCAtctgaaataaaagagaatgctGACACCATGTTGTTAATTCAAACTTACTTATATCTATTAGATCAACATTATTTACTTGTgtatgattatttaaatagtcacattaagttaatatttagagtaaattaatatttttaaatatgctTTTGTAAATCATAGCTTTAAATAAGGATCTGCTTATAAAAAAtccaaaatacatatatatatatatatatatatatatatatatatatcatttggaATCACTTAATTAATTGCTTTATTATGTTCTTTGCATGTTTAcatattctaaataattataataaatttaattttgattataaaactaaaaataaaaatctacaaataaatgaatctaCATTTTACatgtttctattttcttttaaaccaTCTTTTTctgcaaatttattttcaaatgcaAGTATAGGAttgttttcattcattttaactGTACAAAGATCTATAGATTCTTTTTTGCTATCAGTTtctaaagttttattaatttctataaatatttcagttttctcatttttcggGCTTTCTATATctgcaataaaataattcaattctcTCTCAACTTGCTTTccatcatctttattatctttatcagaatcatcttttttactatttttactatcagaattatttgttttactaTCAATAGAATCTATAATTGATGGTATTGTATGCTCTGGAAGAAACCAACGTCTCTTActtaaatcttctttttcactttctttatttttctcggcTTTTTCTGCCTCTCTTatcaaatcaataaaaaataaatctcttgGAGACATTGGTGTTTTTggtgatataatatttttattttcttccaatGGAGTGACTGTTactaatttcaaataattctttatagaATTTCTATTAACATTAGTCTCTTGTATATCCTCAATTTGtaattcttcatctttttttggTGATTTTTCTGTAGTTActatattaacattttcaatgtcgttttttgacatttttctgTGGATTACTAAAGGTGGAAGAtcacgttttctttttgaatttttctggATTGTATTGTCAGTTGCTTTggaattatttatacttttcttatcATAATCTTTTGAtgataaatcaaaatcaattgATGTTTTATCATTGCTTTTATCTTTAGCTATCATTGGTTGAATATCTTCTCCTAATGATTGTGAAGGATAATTTGTGCTGTCTGATCcatatgatcttttttttacattaatattatgtttacCTTTTATGCATTTCCaaatacttattaaaaatatcataataagaATCCAAATTATTAATGCTACTATCCAAAATATAATGGACCAGAATTTAGGCCAAGCATGAGTAATAAAAGATGAGTGGCACAATAATGCCCATATTAATGGGCACATGATAAACCAATATCCCAAAAAAATGCaacatgtaataattaaaaaagttgGTATTCTAAATGgtttagaatataaataagaactTTTTGATCCACTTTCTTctgatatcatttttttttcgtttaaagccattgaatttttatgtttaaaagCAAGTTTGTTAGTCATTATGTCTCATCGAATTATAAACACATATTCCTTGAAGTTTCTTTGGTATGCAATtctttatgaattttaaaatttaattactaaTTCACAAATACACCACACTGTTTGAACAATTATACAGAAACCCTATAACTagttgatatttatatatattatatgatcgTTTGAATTTACAAGCACTAAATCAAGAAATTATTCTTCAGGCCATATCTAAATAAACCAAAGGAAGTGgtatttttatcttacttcCTACAGGCTAACatatatttgataagaaaTAGAGTGACAatccatgtacatatatatatataaatattttcttaactaTGGCATGATATTCAAGATACTTAATATAcctaattcaatttttttatataattaaaatcatttgtgTAAAAGAAAACTTACCTATTAAACCATCATCTATTTGTTGTTGTGTTTCACCATTAGGTTGAACAAGTTTggataataatcgaaataataatgccAATACGTCAAGATTATCAGCACTACGTAGGAAAACAGGCAAACATGATGGACGAAGCAGACCCCAAATTCGTATGATGACAAGAAGTTCTCTTACTGTATTAAGTGCCTTATGATCTTTGAGTAATTCATACTGTATAAAAGCACAACATAAAATTATACTCTGCAGAAGAGCTtctaaagtaaataataaaagtatatgatATTGTAAATACTAACACCACCACTTTTCATTTGCATTCGTTGCTCGGGAAGTCGTGCTAGAAGATTTAATGCTAAATCTGCAACCCACTGAATCAATTGCTGTAATGACTGTAATGTACTTGGTTCAACTGTAAATTCCTTTGGATCAAGATGTAAAAGTACCTGAAATAACGAAATAgatcttattaattt
The window above is part of the Vespa velutina chromosome 24, iVesVel2.1, whole genome shotgun sequence genome. Proteins encoded here:
- the LOC124957076 gene encoding thioredoxin-like protein 1 isoform X3, with amino-acid sequence MGTIRVIENENQFYAEMANMGSKLVVVDFTASWCGPCQRIAPVFEQFSLKYPNAIFLKVDVDKCSEVAAIQGVSVMPTFIFYRNRTKLGFCQGADPAGLESKIQQYYGNGDTEDSEGSVTGHMDLNTFIAKTQCECLNESDDHNFVQCLTTDDGYLESDCDEQLILSITFTQAVKVHSLKIKAPTDSGPKSIKLFINQPRTIDFDMADSNTSVQDLTLNKFG
- the LOC124957076 gene encoding thioredoxin-like protein 1 isoform X2, which produces MGTIRVIENENQFYAEMANMGSKLVVVDFTASWCGPCQRIAPVFEQFSLKYPNAIFLKVDVDKCSEVAAIQGVSMDLNTFIAKTQCECLNESDDHNFVQCLTTDDGYLESDCDEQLILSITFTQAVKVHSLKIKAPTDSGPKSIKLFINQPRTIDFDMADSNTSVQDLTLLPKDIEEGNPIPLRYVKFQNVQNLQIFIKNNQAGTDTTRIDQLIIFGSPISTTNMGEFKRVTGRKGESH
- the LOC124957076 gene encoding thioredoxin-like protein 1 isoform X1, whose protein sequence is MGTIRVIENENQFYAEMANMGSKLVVVDFTASWCGPCQRIAPVFEQFSLKYPNAIFLKVDVDKCSEVAAIQGVSVMPTFIFYRNRTKLGFCQGADPAGLESKIQQYYGNGDTEDSEGSVTGHMDLNTFIAKTQCECLNESDDHNFVQCLTTDDGYLESDCDEQLILSITFTQAVKVHSLKIKAPTDSGPKSIKLFINQPRTIDFDMADSNTSVQDLTLLPKDIEEGNPIPLRYVKFQNVQNLQIFIKNNQAGTDTTRIDQLIIFGSPISTTNMGEFKRVTGRKGESH
- the LOC124957075 gene encoding uncharacterized protein LOC124957075, coding for MTNKLAFKHKNSMALNEKKMISEESGSKSSYLYSKPFRIPTFLIITCCIFLGYWFIMCPLIWALLCHSSFITHAWPKFWSIIFWIVALIIWILIMIFLISIWKCIKGKHNINVKKRSYGSDSTNYPSQSLGEDIQPMIAKDKSNDKTSIDFDLSSKDYDKKSINNSKATDNTIQKNSKRKRDLPPLVIHRKMSKNDIENVNIVTTEKSPKKDEELQIEDIQETNVNRNSIKNYLKLVTVTPLEENKNIISPKTPMSPRDLFFIDLIREAEKAEKNKESEKEDLSKRRWFLPEHTIPSIIDSIDSKTNNSDSKNSKKDDSDKDNKDDGKQVERELNYFIADIESPKNEKTEIFIEINKTLETDSKKESIDLCTVKMNENNPILAFENKFAEKDGLKENRNM